In the Halichoerus grypus chromosome 4, mHalGry1.hap1.1, whole genome shotgun sequence genome, one interval contains:
- the GPR183 gene encoding G-protein coupled receptor 183, with protein sequence MMDTKLDNNFTTVSAASPGNDCDLYAHHSTARILMPLHYSIVFVIGLIGNVLALVVIIQNRKKINSTTLYSTNLVISDILFTTALPTRIAYYALGFDWRIGDALCRITALVFYINTYAGVNFMTCLSIDRFFAVVHPLRYNKMKRIEHAKCICICVWILVFAQTLPLLIKPMSKQEEERTTCMEYPNFEETKSLPWMLLGACFIGYVLPLLIILICYSQICCKLFKTAKQNPLTEKSGVNKKALNTIIFIIVVFVLCFTPYHVAIIQHMIKKLHFPGLLECSQRHSFQISLHFTVCLMNFNCCMDPFIYFFACKGYKRKVMKMLKRQVSVSISSAVRSAPEENSREMTETQTMIHSKSLNGK encoded by the coding sequence ATGATGGATACAAAACTGGACAACAATTTTACGACAGTCTCTGCAGCTTCTCCGGGCAACGACTGTGATCTCTATGCACACCACAGCACAGCCCGGATACTAATGCCTCTGCATTACAGCATTGTCTTCGTAATTGGGCTTATAGGAAATGTGCTAGCCTTGGTTGTCATTattcaaaacaggaaaaaaatcaactctaCTACCCTATATTCAACAAACCTGGTGATTTCTGATATACTTTTCACCACTGCTCTGCCTACACGGATAGCCTACTACGCCCTGGGCTTTGACTGGAGAATCGGCGATGCCCTGTGCAGGATAACTGCGCTGGTGTTTTACATCAATACATACGCAGGTGTGAACTTCATGACCTGCTTGAGCATTGACCGGTTCTTTGCTGTGGTGCACCCTCTGCGGTacaacaagatgaaaagaattgaACATGCAAAATGCATTTGCATATGTGTCTGGATTCTAGTATTTGCTCAAACACTCCCGCTACTCATAAAACCTATGTcaaagcaggaggaagaaaggactACATGCATGGAATATCCAAACTTCGAAGAAACAAAATCTCTTCCCTGGATGCTGCTTGGTGCATGTTTCATAGGATATGTGCTTCCTCTCCTGATCATTCTCATCTGCTACTCTCAAATCTGTTGCAAACTCTTTAAAACTGCCAAACAAAACCCACTAACTGAGAAATCTGGTGTAAACAAAAAGGCTCTcaacacaattatttttataattgttgtGTTTGTTCTCTGTTTCACACCTTACCATGTTGCAATTATTCAACACATGATTAAGAAGCTTCATTTTCCTGGTCTCCTGGAATGCAGCCAAAGACATTCATTCCAGATCTCCCTGCACTTTACAGTATGTCTGATGAACTTCAATTGCTGCATGGAcccttttatatatttctttgcaTGTAAAGGATATAAGAGAAAGGTTATGAAGATGTTGAAGCGTCAGGTCAGTGTATCAATTTCCAGCGCTGTGAGGTCAGCCCCTGAAGAAAACTCGCGTGAAATGACAGAAACTCAAACAATGATACATTCCAAGTCTTTAAACGGAaagtaa